The window AGTGGATGGAAATGAACCAGCTAAAACACTGGATTTGACCCATAACATAAACACGTTCCGCCATAATGAATGACAACAGCGGAAAACAAAAACCTTGACTGGAGACCGGAAAAAAACCTGTCTTTGCTGcgacgattttactcattaaGTTATCATAATCCTTAAAGGCAGAGGATCAAGGTATTGCGAACGTTCTATCCGAAGCGATTGTCACCGTTTAGAAGAAAATCGGAAGCGACGTTATAATTTACACGTAGGCGTGAAAATTTTGCTCCGCCCTTAACTAATTGATGATTGTTAATAACCGAGAAAGTTTTACACATTCGTGTAAAATTCCCGCACGAATTATAACGTCGCTTTCCTATTGGCTCATAAATGATGACATTCGTTACGGTTAGAACATGCGCAATACCGTGATATTAAGGTCAAACAATTGCAAACAAATAACCCTAAACCGCATCAACTTGTTCAGTGAAGTTCACTCAAATTTGGAtttctctcttctctttttACAACAGAGTCGACACAGGAATCTGCATGTTATCCAAGTCACCATGACAACCAACGTGACTACAGCAAAGAGAAATGCTATGACGTCAAGTAAGTAATATTGATACCAATGGATGTTATACACCTGAGCTCTCAGATGCCGCGCGCCACCATGTCTTAGGACATACTCAATCCAATCACCGGTTTCTTGAAGTGGAGTACGTCGACGGTCCTTCATTAGACGGGAGATTTTCATCACTTTCTCTTTGAAACTGCAAGGAAAAAATCGTAACGTCACAAGGCTCCGTTTTTCAAGTCGAGTGCGCCGTTGCGGTGGTAAGTTTTGTAACTGACTAAAATTCTCAgcttaaccaaaaaaaaaaacgagaccAACGGCGCCCTTCACGGGTCGTTTTCCCAGGCTTGACACAGGCTatatgtgattggtttatttgatTGTCTTCCGTCGTCGGCTGCGATTGGATAAAGCAGTTGGTCAATCAAGTTCAacgtttggttttatcaacggagttgataatgtaaattgaccatgGTACATAGATTCTAAAAGCTCAgtaacgtttcgagcgttagcccttcgctttgacgaagggccaacgctcgaaacgtcagcttttagaatctttgtacggtggtcaatttacattatcaactccgttgataaaaccaaatttttgtatattatttccccaccaacgcagcacgacagtttctttagaaactaccccctttattcaAGTTAAACGTTGTCATTTTTTAAAACCTCTCCAGCCATAACTTGAGCTAATCACTACGCTTACGTAGGCACATCGTTTGGATCCTTTcgaataaaaacaacaacaacaaatatcACTTTATTAAGAGATTACCTTTTACATGGAGTCATTCAAGAAAAGAATCGTTTTGTTGCTGTTGAAATCTTGATAAAAGAGATGAAAGCAGTTCTAACTTAAAATGACCTTaacagaaaaatataaataCCTTGGCTTTGTCACAACATTGTGAATAGCCTCATACACTTCCTGGGCATCAGTGTTTCGATAATCCACAGTCACACCAAATCCATAGTGCTCGGCTTTCTTGGCGTTTGCTGGCTGATCTCTAAGTAAAGGAACAGCCACCACAGGAACCCCATGATAAGCAGATTCATAAAGACTGTTATGTCCCACATGCGAGACAAAAGCCCGGATGTTCTTATGAGCCAACAGGTCGCTTTGTGGTAACCAATCCACCACTTTTATGTTAGAAGAGAGGTTTGGAGGGATGTAGCCTGCAAAAGGCATCATTCGTAACGGCAAACTTACGAAAATAACACCTCAATaataagggactgtgcaataattatcaggaagggggggtcctaaaatgagcttcaccaaaggaaaaattagataggtccccccccTCCAGCAACGTCAAGATTagctgtgacccccccccccctcacgttctctcaaaattatgatgtttccccccccccccctctctaacccgtacctttagatattgaaaaacttgagaacagataccaatatcttttatccgacaaccctgcttgtgcaggaaggtttctccgagaggattacaagccagctccccatgatgacagcaacatcagacgttgcaaacaagaggcaaatgatatccaggacaagcttaatgctgtcgtaaccaagttagaaaaacactgaagactggcctcagctgtttacacaattttaatgctgaacaacgtcattcaataaagtctcaagtcggtttaaacgttctgcatcttgtagaagacctggatagggtgatggctaaatataaagcgacatttcctattggtgccaaatctaaagcatccaaatcaagaaaaaagaaagaacagaagaaaaaaagggagaagaagaggattgctgcctcagaaagccgtaggaccctaacctgtataatttttcggtctttgggaggtgaacccattgatgacaactatgaaacagaagtatgtggcattcctcagctagaaactgtagacctagaaactttctcgctgtttaaatcaagaacagacctggcatgtctgcgggacctcttaaatgccaaatgttttattggcaaagctcacaacgtggtttgtgacttctgtgcatgagcgattgtttcaatctatcatatgttgacattctaaataagttaaagcatgtgtttatgttgatgcaatatttagacattatggatagtcaaaggcgtggcatctgtctatttggaaaatgtttatttattcattatagaatttgtgaaatttaattaagaccccccctcaacttacttgagaaatttaatgtagagccccccccccccctcctttccattattttaacttaaggcccccccctctggttttagggccccccctcctgataattattgcacagtccctaaccACTTTTATTTATTCAAGTCTCAAGCTAATATAGTCGAGCTCAAGAGCTCGATTGGGAGGATATTATATCAAATCACATCAAGTCAAATAAAAACAGGACGAGCACAACTCTGTCtttttgatgagaggggaaaaccggagcacacgaaaaaaaaaactttcatgcaaagaagagaaccaacaaactcatccATATATTATGACTATGCCGAGTCCTAACACACTTATAACCTTGGACTTGGACTTATAACCATAAGTCCACTGTTTTGCCTATGGACCAGACTAGAAATCGGCTGCACAAGGGAGAGACTGtatatcaaatcaaattaaggCAGAACGAATTGAATGCTGGTTGTTGATAAGCGGGGAAAACAGTATGTTCCAAGAAAAACCTCAACAAACTGAACCCACTTACGACGCTGGGTCCTGCAATCGCACCCAAGACACGTATATGGAAGCAATGTGAAATGAGTTGATTTTGCAGCTGGGAACTGTACAGCCTGATGGACTTAAAGGACTAGCCGAAGACTCGCAACAtatcaacgcaacatcttgcaaacTATATTttcatgatgttgcgacatgtgttgaacgggctggccaaaacgcacgcaacattttcaacgcaacatgttgcGCACATGCCCtattgcaacaatgttgcgtgaacgtggccaaacgagtacaacatcatgcaacatccaaaatgtcgcacgaaaaatttgaccgttttcaaatttgatccaacataatgcaacatgttgcaacacatcaacagggtggccaaatgtacgcaacatgttgtgcccaacaatgttgcaagatgttgcgttgaaatgttgcgagcctTTGGCGAGGCCTTTAACATCAatgtcaactttatttaaaagtgACTTGACGCATGCGCACGCCACCATTCATCTGCGCGCTTCCTTCTGATTGTGTGTTTCGACGGTTTTCTTCACACAGAAGAAGTGTTCTACACCCGAAACGTctgtcattttttaaaaaactactGACAccttttgatatttattttaaatcacTCTACTTGTTTATTCACGTATATGGAAGCCTACGAGAAGACAAGTCTTCTTACCACTACGCCAACCTTGGCTAAGATGATGTCGACAATTATCAAACGCAATATCCTCCAATTGAAGAAACAATCAAGGGATGTAATATGTCATTGAACAAATTAATGTTAAAATGATGTCAGCAAAGTTTCGCACCTACGGTAGGCTATTTTACCTTGGAGTCTCCAGATGACTCGTAGATTCAGCTTTCCAAAGGCTGTAGCCAATAAATCGACAACGTTTTTGGAGAGTATAAAAGCCACGTTGGAGCCAAAAGAGACAATGATAAAGCCATTGGTCCCTGGCGCGCTGACAAATTCTTCTAATTCAGCCGGAAGTGGTTTAGAGCCTCCTACATTGAGTGGTCCAACCATGATTTGGTCTGTTCATAAAAGGGAGAAAactaagtaagaaaaaaaaactcgatACAAAGATTCTGGAAACAGGCAAAAACGAGATCTTTGCAAAACTAGActactgcctttgtaattacacccgcaaatggttagactttcaagtctttacggataaggactgtaaaccggaggtcccgtctcatagccattgttggaaattaaatagtatgggaagTTAAATAACCCACTCACTtctcgaaaagagtaggggacgttgGCCCCGTATGGTCTGACTtaatctggacgggggcatctttcacttcctaaaaataaattgtaaattgcGTAACAAGCAGTGTGGCCAccaaagtcccccacaaaaagAATTTATAAATTAGTTCTGAAAAGCCCCGAGAGGGACAGACTaataacttcacttcacttcacttcacatcACTTCACTTCTCTTCACTTTGCTTCAAttcactacactacactacactacactacactacactacactacactacactacactacactacactacactgcATGAACTTTCAATTAATTATAGGGAGCTTTTTTTAAATCCCAGGATATAAGGCTTTTCAGGCAATTTACGTGCAGTCCCTCGTATTATGAAATTATAAGTAAGAAGTTCAAGGCCATGTTAACAGATCGGCTGTTGATTCACAATATGCTGACCAGTTAGTTTGACAACCCCCAACCTTACGCGAATTTTGAAAATCAAGTCCAAGAGCCTTCCCCTGTCGTCATTCATACCTGGTAGTAGAGGCTGTGGATATTCCATCGCAAAATCTGCTGTGATGATACACAGTTCTGCATCAGCA of the Montipora foliosa isolate CH-2021 chromosome 14, ASM3666993v2, whole genome shotgun sequence genome contains:
- the LOC137984804 gene encoding UDP-glucuronosyltransferase 2B15-like — translated: MAAFALSALMLLAANSALAARIAGFHMIGGSQYLNTKLVLEELASRGHEVVMITSSAQKVKTGEKVSHTFYQVPYKKGFLEDTLLRRQLEGHPIQSYSFLPEVFFNFCEGSLNSTEVTNTLKDVDLLVYDFLAICAVLLGEKYDIPRVEILPITPNSPAGFMHMIPMPVSYVPQLLTGLTDKMSFLERVVNLGAYIGFMVAINLGFGIPMNALKSKYNIKPERSFPEAVADAELCIITADFAMEYPQPLLPDQIMVGPLNVGGSKPLPAELEEFVSAPGTNGFIIVSFGSNVAFILSKNVVDLLATAFGKLNLRVIWRLQGYIPPNLSSNIKVVDWLPQSDLLAHKNIRAFVSHVGHNSLYESAYHGVPVVAVPLLRDQPANAKKAEHYGFGVTVDYRNTDAQEVYEAIHNVVTKPSFKEKVMKISRLMKDRRRTPLQETGDWIEYVLRHGGARHLRAQVYNIHWYQYYLLDVIAFLFAVVTLVVMVTWITCRFLCRLCCKKRREKSKFE